A stretch of the Porifericola rhodea genome encodes the following:
- a CDS encoding outer membrane beta-barrel protein yields MQRFIAFLLFLLFISPFSYAQQDSSQQISISAYSDVYFASFSDELAPNELQQVTTVSPRDKRFGLNIAQLGVHYKSDRVRGNVIIHYGDIAEATWSEEFRAVQEANMGIRLADNWWLDAGFFATHIGTESFLPKNNNTSSTAVATYNEPFFQSGARLAYEGSEQFDFAFWVVSGYNFFLDANDAKSVGIATSYYFSDELSLTYTNLFGRESADGLSPKQYRTYHNLYANWQAAPLWHLSLGGDIGTQTHSKLRNSNATAVMFNALATLRFQFHPQYALTARGEIFQDPEGFISGVYPTADSSINGLELYGLTLSAEYRPMPQSYLRLESRYLQTSNQLEIFNTEKPDNQRWELMVTMGWEIEKGWRW; encoded by the coding sequence ATGCAGAGGTTCATTGCTTTTCTTCTCTTTCTACTTTTCATCAGTCCATTTAGTTATGCCCAGCAGGATAGCAGTCAGCAAATCAGTATTTCAGCCTATTCAGATGTGTATTTTGCGAGCTTCAGTGACGAGCTTGCGCCCAATGAGTTGCAGCAAGTAACTACTGTATCTCCACGCGACAAACGCTTTGGGCTAAACATAGCGCAGTTGGGAGTACACTATAAGTCAGACAGGGTGAGGGGTAATGTAATCATTCACTATGGCGATATTGCCGAAGCTACCTGGTCCGAAGAGTTTAGAGCGGTACAGGAAGCCAATATGGGTATTCGCCTTGCGGATAATTGGTGGTTAGATGCCGGTTTTTTTGCTACTCATATCGGAACTGAAAGTTTTCTACCCAAAAATAACAATACCAGCTCTACCGCTGTAGCTACCTATAACGAACCTTTCTTTCAGAGTGGTGCCCGACTGGCTTATGAAGGAAGCGAGCAGTTTGACTTTGCTTTTTGGGTGGTTAGCGGATACAACTTCTTTCTGGATGCCAATGACGCCAAGTCTGTGGGTATAGCCACCAGCTATTATTTTTCTGATGAGCTCAGCCTTACCTATACCAATCTTTTTGGTCGCGAAAGTGCCGATGGGCTTAGCCCCAAGCAATACCGTACCTACCATAATCTGTATGCTAACTGGCAGGCAGCCCCTCTATGGCACCTCAGTTTAGGAGGAGATATTGGCACACAGACTCACTCGAAACTGCGTAACTCTAATGCAACAGCAGTAATGTTTAACGCGCTGGCGACACTTCGCTTTCAGTTTCATCCGCAATATGCTCTCACTGCCAGAGGTGAAATTTTTCAGGATCCTGAAGGTTTTATTTCTGGGGTATACCCCACAGCCGACAGTAGTATAAACGGACTGGAGCTATACGGACTCACGTTAAGTGCTGAGTATCGCCCTATGCCGCAAAGCTACCTCAGGCTGGAAAGCCGCTACCTACAAACCAGCAATCAGCTAGAAATTTTTAATACTGAAAAACCTGACAATCAGAGGTGGGAGTTGATGGTTACTATGGGGTGGGAAATTGAAAAGGGCTGGCGCTGGTGA
- a CDS encoding sensor histidine kinase: MSIKYQITSALLLVFFLCLIVLSTLSFYLSRVGQSSSELLEENYKVVKASEALIVSITKMDRILSKISFGSGYDQNRLFDLLHKERQIGAAHLRVLEGNMYSQETLDNYNKIEKLYCSFETNIERFYTSDERKGLYLGLLQWQYDILFQRCISIIHTNHSAIMQKDKLTQNLYYQSKINSVTIAAFVVFVIGFAIQKIPYNIVQPILDFNISFKKTHKQRMRSAGKMGLYHELSELASTFNLVYEKLRETEDKFWLVTENLYDIILFCKKDHSIFYTTPSIKRALGYEEEEIKNESIFSLVHPYDVSKLRHLISSCQEKNHNTTVELRLKHKLNKYIWMELKCASQFDKNHQPIYMQITAWDISQRKQNDRKIKLALQRERMLNKKLNHANEEIDHFLYSASHNLRGPLSTIMGLLQISGFEHSQTDNSSHETRTKTLEVIKLCTHKMDTTIHEIIEYSKNDKLQVEAGLVDFHQLIKAALQHLSTHQKHRSIKIYTDIPDNIQFYSDSRRLKTVFEVLISNAIAYQNPHQAHPTLWIKVSSKVEGVSISFKDNGIGIKEDQLDKIFEIFYRSTSASTGAGLGLYIAQKSLQKIQGDIHVNSVYGEYAEFNLNIRSIG; this comes from the coding sequence ATGAGTATCAAATATCAGATTACTTCGGCGCTATTGCTGGTTTTTTTTCTGTGCCTGATTGTTCTAAGTACACTATCTTTTTATCTCAGTCGGGTCGGGCAGAGCTCCTCTGAGTTGCTGGAAGAAAATTATAAAGTAGTAAAAGCATCAGAAGCCCTGATTGTCTCTATTACCAAAATGGATAGGATTTTATCCAAGATTAGTTTTGGTAGCGGGTATGACCAGAACCGGCTCTTTGATTTATTGCATAAAGAGAGACAAATAGGCGCAGCACACCTTAGGGTACTTGAGGGAAATATGTATAGCCAGGAAACCCTAGACAACTACAATAAAATTGAAAAGCTATACTGTAGTTTTGAAACTAATATTGAGCGATTTTATACTTCAGACGAACGTAAGGGTTTATACCTTGGTCTGCTTCAGTGGCAATACGATATCTTATTTCAGCGCTGTATCAGCATAATACACACGAACCATTCTGCGATTATGCAGAAAGACAAACTGACTCAGAACCTTTACTATCAGTCTAAAATTAACTCTGTAACCATTGCCGCATTTGTAGTTTTTGTTATTGGGTTTGCTATACAGAAAATCCCTTACAACATTGTACAGCCCATTCTTGACTTTAATATCAGCTTTAAAAAAACTCATAAACAAAGGATGAGGTCTGCTGGTAAGATGGGACTCTACCATGAACTTTCAGAACTGGCCAGCACTTTCAATCTGGTTTACGAAAAGCTCCGTGAAACTGAAGATAAGTTCTGGCTGGTCACAGAGAACCTCTACGACATTATTCTGTTCTGCAAAAAAGACCACAGCATATTCTATACTACCCCCTCTATCAAAAGAGCTTTGGGTTACGAAGAAGAGGAGATAAAAAACGAAAGCATATTTTCTTTAGTACACCCTTATGATGTAAGTAAGCTCAGGCATCTTATCTCTTCCTGTCAGGAAAAGAACCATAATACTACCGTAGAACTCAGGCTTAAGCACAAACTGAACAAATACATATGGATGGAGCTAAAGTGTGCGTCACAATTTGACAAAAACCACCAGCCTATTTATATGCAGATTACTGCCTGGGACATCTCCCAACGTAAACAGAATGATAGAAAGATTAAGTTAGCCCTACAGCGAGAACGAATGCTTAACAAAAAGCTGAACCACGCCAACGAAGAGATTGACCACTTTCTTTACAGTGCTTCGCACAACCTGAGAGGACCGCTTTCTACCATTATGGGCTTGCTGCAAATTTCTGGGTTTGAACATAGCCAAACGGATAATAGCAGCCACGAAACCCGAACGAAGACCCTGGAAGTGATTAAGCTGTGTACACATAAAATGGACACCACCATCCATGAAATCATAGAGTACAGCAAAAACGACAAACTACAGGTAGAAGCCGGGTTGGTAGATTTTCATCAGTTGATTAAAGCTGCACTGCAACACCTGAGTACCCACCAGAAGCACCGAAGCATTAAAATATATACGGATATCCCTGATAATATTCAATTTTACTCAGACAGCAGAAGGCTCAAGACTGTGTTTGAAGTACTTATTTCTAATGCTATTGCTTACCAGAATCCTCATCAGGCACATCCTACTCTCTGGATAAAAGTAAGCAGCAAAGTAGAGGGAGTCTCTATTTCTTTTAAAGACAATGGAATCGGAATAAAAGAGGATCAGCTAGACAAGATATTTGAAATTTTTTACCGTTCTACTTCGGCCTCTACCGGTGCAGGACTTGGGCTGTACATCGCTCAAAAAAGTCTTCAAAAAATTCAGGGAGACATACACGTAAATTCAGTATATGGTGAGTACGCCGAGTTCAATTTAAATATTCGTTCTATAGGATAA
- a CDS encoding amidohydrolase family protein gives MLYYSSLLLLLVFTFSPFAYAQSPDTTNNPNSLLLKDYRPESIYKGAQTEVNKAKFPVIDMHTHPYVKSEVELDAWVKTMDELNIDKSVILTYQSGEAFDSLYRFFQKYPDRFILFCGFDYTDYDKPGFSEKAVKELERCYKSGARGVGELGDKGKGLFYSRPTRAYGMHIDDARMAPLLKKCAELNMPVSVHVADPIWMYQPMNAKNDGLMNAYRWRIKDQENAVSHTGMLNILENAVKAHPSTTFIACHFANTSYDLSLLGDLFDKYPNLYADISARFAETAAIPRTAARFYTKYANRLVYGSDMGTDKKMYKTTFRILESEDEHFYDHSISSYHWAMHGFGLSEEVLKQVYQANAQMLLKK, from the coding sequence ATGCTATACTACAGCTCTTTACTGCTGCTGCTTGTTTTTACGTTCTCTCCTTTTGCTTATGCCCAAAGTCCGGACACAACAAATAATCCTAACTCTTTGCTTTTGAAAGATTACAGGCCTGAATCTATCTATAAGGGGGCTCAAACAGAGGTAAATAAAGCTAAGTTCCCCGTAATTGACATGCATACCCACCCATATGTAAAGTCAGAAGTAGAACTTGATGCCTGGGTAAAGACAATGGATGAATTGAATATTGACAAATCAGTTATTCTAACTTATCAGAGTGGAGAGGCATTTGATTCATTATATCGTTTTTTTCAGAAGTATCCGGATCGTTTTATACTTTTTTGTGGCTTTGACTATACAGATTATGATAAGCCTGGTTTTTCTGAAAAAGCCGTGAAAGAGCTGGAACGGTGCTATAAATCCGGGGCCAGAGGAGTAGGTGAGTTAGGAGATAAGGGTAAAGGTTTATTTTACTCCAGACCTACGCGTGCTTATGGTATGCATATAGATGATGCCCGTATGGCTCCCTTGCTAAAAAAATGTGCCGAACTTAATATGCCCGTAAGTGTGCATGTGGCAGATCCAATATGGATGTACCAGCCTATGAATGCCAAAAACGATGGGCTGATGAATGCTTACAGATGGCGCATTAAAGATCAGGAAAATGCGGTAAGCCATACAGGAATGCTCAATATTCTAGAAAATGCCGTAAAAGCCCACCCTTCTACTACTTTTATCGCCTGTCACTTTGCCAATACCTCATATGATTTGTCGTTGCTGGGAGACCTGTTTGATAAGTACCCTAACTTATATGCTGATATTTCGGCTCGCTTTGCAGAAACTGCGGCTATTCCGCGCACTGCGGCTCGTTTTTATACTAAATATGCTAACCGCTTAGTATACGGCTCAGATATGGGAACAGATAAGAAGATGTATAAAACTACCTTTAGAATATTAGAAAGTGAAGATGAGCATTTTTATGATCATAGTATATCCAGTTACCATTGGGCGATGCACGGCTTCGGACTGAGTGAAGAGGTACTTAAACAGGTATATCAGGCCAATGCTCAGATGCTTCTGAAGAAGTAG
- a CDS encoding polysaccharide biosynthesis/export family protein, with protein MKLTSLPTIFLLLLVVASCIPNKKVVYFPDPNFNTEVSTEILNPRQNYRLQPRDVLSVRILTLDQESASYFNIHPENGNLNLNPASFYINGYSINEEGNIILPEVGPIKVSGLTVGEAQSVISKYISEYLNTATVIVKLTSFKITVLGEVNEPGYYYIYNDQANILEGLGLAGDLTQYGNRENITLIRQTDAGSEVVLVDLKDPKVLSSKFYFLQPNDVIYVQPMKAKNTRSNVDTFTILSVLFGAISSTVLLLRYVND; from the coding sequence GTGAAATTAACATCCTTACCTACTATTTTTTTATTGCTATTGGTAGTAGCATCCTGTATTCCAAATAAAAAGGTAGTTTACTTTCCTGACCCGAACTTCAATACTGAGGTATCTACAGAGATATTAAACCCCAGGCAAAACTATCGCCTGCAACCTCGTGATGTATTGTCTGTTAGAATTTTAACGCTGGATCAGGAATCCGCCTCTTATTTTAACATTCATCCGGAAAATGGCAACTTAAACTTAAACCCTGCCAGCTTTTATATTAATGGTTACTCCATCAATGAAGAAGGCAATATTATTTTGCCTGAAGTAGGTCCGATAAAAGTGAGTGGACTCACAGTTGGTGAGGCTCAGAGCGTAATTTCTAAATATATCAGCGAGTACCTGAATACTGCTACAGTAATTGTTAAGCTAACCAGCTTTAAGATTACAGTACTTGGAGAGGTTAACGAGCCCGGCTACTATTATATATATAATGACCAGGCGAATATACTGGAAGGTCTGGGACTGGCAGGCGACCTTACCCAATATGGTAATCGTGAAAATATTACACTGATCCGTCAAACCGACGCTGGCTCAGAAGTAGTGTTGGTAGATTTGAAAGACCCAAAAGTCTTGTCTTCCAAGTTTTACTTCCTACAACCCAATGATGTAATTTATGTTCAGCCAATGAAGGCTAAAAACACCAGAAGCAATGTAGACACATTCACTATTCTTAGTGTGCTGTTTGGAGCAATCTCAAGTACTGTTTTGTTGCTAAGATATGTCAATGACTAA
- a CDS encoding SDR family oxidoreductase: MSIIHLSNVVVITGASGGVGRATAREYARKGYKVGLIARGKEGLEGARKDVDALGGKGLAIQADLADFEQVDAAAQKIEEELGPISIWINNAMNSVFSPVKEMKAEEYKRVTDVTYLGQVYGTMAAYKRMQKRNSGSIILVGSALSYRGIPLQSAYCASKHAIQGFFDSFRTELIHDHSNINLSMVHLPAMNTTQFGWVKSRLPKKGKPMGKIYQPEVAARAIYYASHHKRRTVYVGSATAQTIIGNKLFPGLLDHLLAKTGYSGQQTENAEEPGRAHNLWNPIPEDRGSHGTFDHQAVDHSLELEATTTHKNTTAVLAVVTAALSAGLIHWLRKKS, translated from the coding sequence ATGTCAATTATACACCTAAGCAATGTAGTTGTAATTACCGGGGCCTCTGGAGGCGTAGGTAGAGCTACAGCCAGAGAGTACGCCCGCAAAGGATATAAAGTTGGCCTCATTGCCAGAGGAAAAGAAGGGCTGGAAGGAGCTCGTAAAGATGTAGATGCACTCGGAGGCAAAGGTCTTGCTATTCAGGCAGATCTGGCAGATTTTGAACAGGTAGATGCTGCTGCACAAAAAATAGAGGAGGAACTGGGCCCCATCAGTATTTGGATAAACAATGCTATGAACTCTGTTTTTTCCCCAGTAAAAGAAATGAAGGCAGAGGAGTACAAACGTGTGACTGATGTAACCTACTTGGGGCAGGTATACGGAACGATGGCTGCCTATAAGCGAATGCAAAAGAGAAACAGTGGTTCAATAATACTGGTAGGCTCTGCGCTTTCTTACCGCGGCATTCCTTTACAGTCTGCCTACTGTGCCTCCAAACATGCAATACAAGGTTTTTTCGACTCTTTTAGAACTGAGCTTATACATGACCATAGCAATATCAACCTGAGTATGGTGCATTTGCCAGCCATGAATACCACTCAGTTTGGATGGGTAAAATCTCGCTTGCCCAAAAAAGGCAAGCCTATGGGAAAAATTTATCAGCCAGAGGTTGCCGCAAGAGCCATTTATTATGCTTCTCATCACAAGCGTCGCACAGTCTATGTAGGCTCAGCAACAGCGCAAACCATCATTGGCAACAAGCTTTTTCCGGGATTACTGGATCACCTGCTGGCAAAAACAGGCTATTCGGGGCAGCAAACAGAAAACGCTGAAGAGCCAGGGCGCGCGCATAACCTTTGGAACCCTATTCCTGAAGATCGCGGATCGCATGGCACTTTTGATCATCAGGCGGTAGACCATAGCCTGGAGCTTGAAGCCACTACAACCCACAAAAATACTACAGCAGTTTTAGCAGTAGTTACTGCTGCCCTCAGTGCCGGACTCATCCACTGGCTCAGAAAAAAGAGTTAG